The following proteins are encoded in a genomic region of Thermothielavioides terrestris NRRL 8126 chromosome 5, complete sequence:
- a CDS encoding glycoside hydrolase family 75 protein (CAZy_ID 269804): protein MWQLVRLLALLALALLPIGIARDTPQNLRDFYDLVRAKGRCSNELATGFYSTDKGPNTFSYCGDHLDSSGIIYIQGRNGALANMDVDCDGANGGGGGGAAVAADDGRCRPSTANSDTQGTTAFRDAVAGYNRNITDLNPYVHPYVVFGNAAGTRRRRGWRAFDPTAYGVRPLSAVAVVCPGYRLYFGVWGDTNGDDGPKPMVGEASLALATFCGGQGVSGTNGIDGNDVLYIAFRGADAVPGPDGADWAATDPATFESSIEPLGMRLVARVQPGGDASDAPSRVLSTGKRKIAVVVITLSAMWFCS from the exons ATGTGGCAGCTCGTCCGCCTGCTTGCGCTCCTCGCGCTTGCTCTCCTCCCAATTGGCATCGCGCGTGACACGCCGCAGAACCTCCGCGACTTCTACGACTTGGTGCGCGCCAAAGGACGCTGCTCCAACGAGCTGGCGACCGGATTTTACAGCACCGACAAGGGACCGAACA CCTTCTCCTACTGCGGCGACCACCTCGACTCGAGCGGAATCATCTACATCCAAGGCCGCAACGGCGCGCTCGCCAACATGGACGTTGACTGCGACGGCGCtaacggcggcggcggcgggggagcGGCGGTAGCGGCGGACGACGGCCGGTGCCGGCCCAGCACGGCCAACTCGGACACGCAGGGCACGACGGCGTTCCGCGACGCGGTGGCGGGCTACAACAGGAACATCACGGACCTCAACCCGTACGTGCACCCATACGTGGTGTTCGGCAACGCGGCGGGcacgcggcgccggcgcggctggcgcgcgTTCGACCCGACGGCGTACGGTGTGCGGCCGCTCAGCGCGGTCGCCGTGGTCTGTCCGGGCTACCGGCTGTACTTTGGCGTGTGGGGCGACAccaacggcgacgacgggccgAAGCCCATGGTCGGCGAGgcgtcgctggcgctggcgacATTCTGCGGCGGGCAGGGCGTCAGCGGGACGAACGGCATCGACGGCAACGACGTCTTGTATATCGCCTTCCGGGGAGCGGATGCCGTGCCGGGCCCCGACGGGGCCGATTGGGCGGCGACGGACCCGGCGACGTTCGAGAGCAGCATTGAGCCGCTGGGGATGCGGCTTGTCGCGCGCGtgcagcccggcggcgacgcgtcGGATGCGCCGTCGCGTGTGTTGAGCACGGGCAAGAGGAAAATCGCTGTTGTTGTTATCACATTGAGTGCGATGTGGTTCTGTTCATAA